The following are encoded together in the Triticum dicoccoides isolate Atlit2015 ecotype Zavitan chromosome 6B, WEW_v2.0, whole genome shotgun sequence genome:
- the LOC119324339 gene encoding uncharacterized protein LOC119324339 yields the protein MPAPRQLPLLLKIAAAAAAGALAIVAAARLLRDDAVSSLRRDIREAVAALVSSNEDGDSADGGDDQGDEDAPPPSILITGFRAHGKSSLVNTACRALAGEVGPLLLRAEASPPGGGSDSTRKRLKVKAVVSGADGEMGAEEAVVELLDAPPLPEAARLTRDAIDDAISSGNPECVVLVLRCDAPAKERNAAIKRLPEISAAARAKGLNLIIALTFKKSVSSVRQAEELLREVSFRARTDCVYFIENYTWSNSGSNLLHPPVIKNDFGTDFTVLTIIRQCLEFIKLNRSQKDKKDPKQAETRADAKTALKV from the exons aTGCCCGCGCCGCGGCAGCTGCCCCTCCTCCTGAAGATCGCCGCCGCGGCGGCCGCCGGCGCATTGGCGATCGTCGCGGCGGCGCGCCTGCTGCGGGATGACGCGGTCTCCTCCCTCCGCCGGGACATCCGCGaggccgtcgccgccctcgtctccagcAACGAGGACGGCGACAGCGCCGACGGCGGCGACGACCAGGGGGACGAGGACGCGCCGCCGCCGTCCATCCTGATCACGGGATTCCGGGCCCACGGGAAGAGCTCGCTCGTCAACACGGCGTGCCGCGCGCTCGCCGGCGAGGTGGGCCCGCTGCTGCTGCGCGCGGAGGCGTCGCCGCCGGGCGGCGGGTCCGACAGCACGAGGAAGCGGCTGAAGGTGAAGGCGGTGGTCTCCGGCGCAGACGGGGAAATGGGggcggaggaggcggtggtggagctGCTGGACGCGCCGCCGCTCCCTGAGGCGGCGAGGCTGACGAGGGATGCAATCGACGACGCGATCAGCAGCGGGAACCCGGAGTGCGTGGTGCTGGTGCTGCGATGCGACGCGCCCGCCAAGGAGCGGAATGCGGCCATCAAGCGCCTGCCGGAGATCTCTGCCGCCGCGAGGGCGAAAG GGCTTAATTTGATTATTGCATTGACTTTTAAGAAGTCCGTGAGTTCAGTAAGGCAAGCTGAAGAGCTTCTAAGAGAGGTTTCGTTCAGGGCAAGGACGGATTGTGTATACTTCATCGAGAACTACACCTGGAGCAACAGTGGCTCCAACCTCCTCCACCCCCCTGTCATCAAGAATGACTTTGGGACAGATTTTACCGTGCTGACAATCATTCGACAGTGTCTTGAGTTCATCAAGCTAAATAGGAGTCAAAAGGATAAGAAAGACCCCAAGCAGGCAGAGACACGGGCAGATGCTAAAACAGCCCTTAAAGTTTAG
- the LOC119321253 gene encoding RNA exonuclease 4-like has product MDSRRESAETLRNKCSACFRQYNKMEHLVEHMKVSYHSVHEPKCGACRKHCRSFESLREHLIGPLPKAECARVFSARGCGICLNIFDSPAAARYHRQACQYSRAAPMPKGGAGGRAVAMACKMVGGGSDGSVDLCARVCLIGEDENVIFQTYVKPTAPVTNYRYEVTGIRPEYLRDAMPLKLVQRRIQDILCNGEPLWKIRPRSYGRARILVGHIVDHDLERLGLEYPAFMIRDTAKYPPLMKTSKLSNTLKYLTQAYLGYDVHTGIQDPYEDCVAAMRLYIRMRSQAHPRDYASGSGEVQNNYPAWRQREMERMSPEELLALSGSDYYCWCLDP; this is encoded by the exons ATGGACAGCAGGAGGGAGTCCGCGGAGACCCTGAG GAACAAGTGCTCGGCGTGCTTCCGGCAGTACAACAAGATGGAGCACCTTGTGGAGCACATGAAGGTGTCGTATCACTCGGTCCACGAGCCCAAGTGCGGCGCCTGCAGGAAGCACTGCCGCTCCTTCGAGTCCCTCAGGGAGCACCTCATCG GTCCGCTGCCCAAGGCGGAATGCGCGCGCGTCTTCAGCGCCCGGGGCTGCGGCATCTGCCTCAACATCTTCGATAGCCCTGCCGCCGCCAGATATCACCGTCAAGCCTGCCAGTACTCCCGCGCTGCTCCG ATGCCAAAGGGTGGCGCAGGTGGGCGTGCGGTTGCCATGGCCTGCAAGATGGTCGGAGGAGGGAGCGACGGCTCTGTGGACCTCTGCGCAAGAGTGTGCCTTATTGGAGAAGATGAGAACGTCATCTTCCAGACCTATGTAAAACCTACAGCTCCGGTCACAAACTACAG GTATGAGGTTACTGGGATAAGGCCCGAGTACCTGAGGGATGCAATGCCACTGAAACTTGTGCAGAGGAGGATCCAGGACATCCTGTGCAACGGGGAGCCGCTGTGGAAGATACGGCCGAGGAGCTATGGAAGGGCAAGGATCCTTGTTGGGCATATCGTGGACCATGACCTCGAGCGCCTAGGTTTGGAGTACCCAGCATTCATGATCAG GGACACCGCAAAGTACCCACCGCTGATGAAAACCAGCAAGCTGAGCAATACCCTGAAGTACCTCACACAAGCATATCTTGG GTATGATGTCCATACTGGCATTCAGGATCCATACGAGGACTGCGTCGCGGCGATGAGGCTATATATCAGGATGAGATCACAAGCTCACCCGAGAGACTACGCCTCCGGTTCAGGGGAGGTGCAGAATAACTACCCGGCCTGGAGGCAGAGGGAGATGGAGAGGATGAGCCCAGAAGAACTCCTGGCACTTTCAGGATCAGACTACTACTGCTGGTGCCTGGACCCCTAG